Part of the Anopheles coluzzii chromosome 3, AcolN3, whole genome shotgun sequence genome is shown below.
TTTCGTAATTTTAAGTCGCTCTAGTAACCAGAAAAATTATCATAAAATATCCAATTCTTTATGATGTTTAGTACGCGTATGTTGTATAGGAAAAAAGGACGTTAAATACGTAATGTTCATGCTTTGGTTGCCTTCGACGATCGTGGATCGTGTGGTTAACATTGGCCAACGTTGCATCACTTACCAACTCGAGTTCACCGGCAAATTCTTCACCCTCTTGATCTCCCGCATGGCCCAGCCGGCAAGTGTTTTCGTGCGGTTTGTGCGTGagtttttgccatcgttcaaCAGCTCGGTGATGCTCGGATCTTCCACAAACTGCAACATCATGGGCCCGAACGCGCCACACATATCACCAATGAGTCCGGCCGCAATCGCAATGTTGCCGTCCGAAAGCTCCGAGTCTTTCGCGATCGAGACGATATAGCTGACGATGAACGGAACGTGTGGCAGGAGTGCGTTAACGTCTTCCAATGGCTGCTTGTCCGAGCCCTTCAGACCCTGCACAATGCCAGTGTACGCTTCCAGCACGCTTTCGCGCAGCTCGTTCAAATAATCAATCATGTCGTAGTCGTGTTGATCGATCTGTACCTGGGTGGCTGCGGCAAGCATCGGCAGCACAACGTTCAGATACTTCTTGAAGTCTGGTCCAATACCAAGCGCCATGTCACCGAAAACGGTTAAGATTTGCGGCTTGACACTGCGGTGAAGGTTCGGGTTGCTTAGGTTCTGTAGCAAGAGCGTCATGATGTCGTCACAGTAGGGCAGGATCTTACTCTTCAAGCCTCGGCAAATGTCTCCGGCCAGGCCAACTGCCGTACAGCACACCTGATACTCCTGGTGGCTCTTGAGGCCCATGTACAGATATTCCTTGAACGCATCCATATACTTGATGAACTCTTCACCGAGCAGGTCCACCAGCGTCGAGACGGCCATCAACGCATCCTCTTGGACGCCGCACACTTTGCCCGAGCTGGAACTGAACATCGTCAGCAGTGCGACCATGATGGCGTCCGAAATTTGCGGTGCATCCTTGGCGTCTACCTTGCGCAGCACTGACTGGAGCGAGGCGCACAGCAGCGACTGCAAGTCGTTGAATTGATGCCGATCACTGTGCGAGGAAATGTGCGATTCCATCTGCAGCACGTGATTGATGCGCTCCAGAATCACCATCGTCGTGCGCTGCACCGAAACGTAGCAATCTTGCGGCGAGTTTTTCACCATCTCCATCAGCGCTTCGTAAGCGGAGGAGCGCAGATTGCCCTGACCACCatccggtcggtcggttgctTCCAGCAGGCTCGTGATGATGAAATCGAAGTACTTCGACAGACAGTACGTCTGTGGCGGATCATCCTCGATGTTGACAGCCTCGTAGGCAGCATCGGACAGACCGGTGAACGCCCAGCAAACATTGGTCGCTACGCGCGGTTCCGCCTTCAGACCGTTGAGAAGCGCCTTCAGCAGCGGCTCCAGATACACCTCCTTGATCGCCACCTCCGGGATGACCTCACAGATGCGCCCGAATGTCCAGGCGCACGTGTCGCGCACGATGACACTCTCATCGTACATCAGCTCAATTAGCGTCGGCATTGCCTGTTCGAGCATCGGTTTCAATCGATCCGTCTCGAGAGCGCTCAGTATCGAACCGAACACCATCACGGCCGCATCCCGGAAGCGCCAGTTTGTCGATTTGATGTTCGCGTTCACGAACGGCAACACGTGCGGCACGATCTCTTCGCCGCAGCACGTGGCGAGCAGCATTAAGCACACGCCTGCCGATTTGGCCGGATTCcagtcgtcctcgtcgtcgaaCTCCTCCTGATGGGTCAGTTTCTCCATCAGCACGGGCACCAGATACTGCAGGGCACCACGGGCATAGTACTTCGAGACGCGGTTCGGCAAACGACCCGTCTCGGACGCCTCCTGGGCCTCGATCGCTAGATCAATCTCCTCGTCGCTGACGTTCGACCAGAACTCGATGCCCTGCAACGCGATCTGTTCGTTCTCCGACTTCATCGCCTCGAGCGTGATCGGGAAGAGGGCCTGCGCCATGTACGCCTCCATGTGCTGATAGTAGAGGGTCAGAATGCGCACCAGACACTGAAGCGCAGCCACACAGATCTGCGTATCGGTCGATTGCGTCGCCTCACACACCACCTCCATGATATAGTTCCGCTCCGCCGTCTCCTCAAAGTTGGCCTTTGTGAATTCAAGCGAATTGTGGAGCGCATTCGTTGCCGCCAACCGGACGTGGTTGGAGGGTTCCGACTTGCGCATACCGTGTATGATGGCGGTAAGGATCTGGTTTGACTGGTGTTCCAGAATTTCCGAGTTGATGTCCTGGCAAATGTATCCGATCGCTTCCAAGGTCGATTCACGCAGCGCTTCCGTCGATTTTTCGTTCACCACATTGTCCACGAGCTTTTGCATCAGGTCGGGCCACTGGTGAACGGGCAGATCTGCCACGGCAACGTACGCAACGCACTGAGCAGCTGACGAAGGGCGCGATTCTTCCGTACCGAGTGTTCCGAGAATCTATAGGCGGGAAAGGGAGACCCCATATCATTGTATGCGCAACATAAATCACACATTCATTCAGTAGCACCGACTTACATTTTTTCGAATATACTCTTTGACATCCTCGGGAAATGCTCGCCAGCGGTCTTGATACTGTTGCTTGATCGTTTGATCTTTGCTCGTCAGGTGGTTCTTTAGCTGCAAACCGGCCGCCATACGGGCGACCGTCGAGTTGCCTGGGTACACCAGCACATCGGACAGCGCCCGCAGGAAGTCTGCCAAGTTGGTAGAGGCCGCCTGTTCCAGGAAGTTTTTCGCCGCAAGCAACTCATCCTGATCTGTGGAGACAGAAAGGGCATAAACCGTTTATTCGTGGAAACTTGCCATTGTTTGCCAAAGCAGACAGGCAGACCAGAAATGTGAGATTCATTCTAATGGTCGGGAATTCTACGACTGCCGCAAACTCCCTCGGTCAGCTCGTCCTGTGTGCCATGTGAACCCATTCATCACCAACATGCATAGTTATGTTTAGCGAGATCGACTGTTGCTTTGCCCACACACACCGATGGCGCAAGAGACATTTAAGTGCCCCTCGCGAAAGGAAAGGGAACGCCATTGCATTTCATCACACTCGCGGTCCACATTTTGCAGGTTATGTTGGCGCCCCGTACGCTCTCTATCGCTGTCATTTTTTCTCTGACTGCCGCTGcttttgctctttctctcttacaAAAGTTTCCTTTTGCTGCCACCAGGCGGAGCACAAAACGGCCCAGTCGCACATACGCGCATGCAtgcacatacgcacacacaaagcagAACACGCGAGATTGCACACAAAGTTACATACGTACAagatgtacacacacacgcgcgcgcatatacacacacagagatcaACCGAAAGGAAGGCGGCTGAGGCGAAAAGTAGCCCCCGCGCAATGCCTCAATCGCCGATCGACCCGCAGCAACAAGAAGGTCGGCAAAAGCGGGGAAGAGAATGAGTAAATTCAAGGCAACTGTGTGTGCCGAACATTCAATGAAACGGAAATAATGCCATTTTCCAACGGTTCCGACGGAACACAGGGAACGGAAGGATTCCTGTGTAGCtgttgtctttctttttttttctagaacAATCCTCTCCAGTAACGCTAGAGGCTTTCCCATAGATCGCCGTCCCGCCGTCCTTTATCCCGTCGCGGACGCTGACCCCCTTCTTCTCCTGGGCGATCCAAGGCTTCGGGCAACTGTACAATCttggcacacacgcacacctttcCCCTCCCGGTGAATTCGACGATTCGCACAACTTACCTGGCGAGACGGTCTTCTCGAGGATTTGCACTATATGCATCATGGGTGAAGCGGGTGCTGTAGACGGATtacaccaaaaaacaaacggctACTGGTTGCCGCAAATAAAA
Proteins encoded:
- the LOC120959942 gene encoding importin subunit beta isoform X1; translated protein: MMHIVQILEKTVSPDQDELLAAKNFLEQAASTNLADFLRALSDVLVYPGNSTVARMAAGLQLKNHLTSKDQTIKQQYQDRWRAFPEDVKEYIRKNILGTLGTEESRPSSAAQCVAYVAVADLPVHQWPDLMQKLVDNVVNEKSTEALRESTLEAIGYICQDINSEILEHQSNQILTAIIHGMRKSEPSNHVRLAATNALHNSLEFTKANFEETAERNYIMEVVCEATQSTDTQICVAALQCLVRILTLYYQHMEAYMAQALFPITLEAMKSENEQIALQGIEFWSNVSDEEIDLAIEAQEASETGRLPNRVSKYYARGALQYLVPVLMEKLTHQEEFDDEDDWNPAKSAGVCLMLLATCCGEEIVPHVLPFVNANIKSTNWRFRDAAVMVFGSILSALETDRLKPMLEQAMPTLIELMYDESVIVRDTCAWTFGRICEVIPEVAIKEVYLEPLLKALLNGLKAEPRVATNVCWAFTGLSDAAYEAVNIEDDPPQTYCLSKYFDFIITSLLEATDRPDGGQGNLRSSAYEALMEMVKNSPQDCYVSVQRTTMVILERINHVLQMESHISSHSDRHQFNDLQSLLCASLQSVLRKVDAKDAPQISDAIMVALLTMFSSSSGKVCGVQEDALMAVSTLVDLLGEEFIKYMDAFKEYLYMGLKSHQEYQVCCTAVGLAGDICRGLKSKILPYCDDIMTLLLQNLSNPNLHRSVKPQILTVFGDMALGIGPDFKKYLNVVLPMLAAATQVQIDQHDYDMIDYLNELRESVLEAYTGIVQGLKGSDKQPLEDVNALLPHVPFIVSYIVSIAKDSELSDGNIAIAAGLIGDMCGAFGPMMLQFVEDPSITELLNDGKNSRTNRTKTLAGWAMREIKRVKNLPVNSSCINGNTISYANSSGATPTTTVPAT
- the LOC120959942 gene encoding importin subunit beta isoform X3; this encodes MMHIVQILEKTVSPDQDELLAAKNFLEQAASTNLADFLRALSDVLVYPGNSTVARMAAGLQLKNHLTSKDQTIKQQYQDRWRAFPEDVKEYIRKNILGTLGTEESRPSSAAQCVAYVAVADLPVHQWPDLMQKLVDNVVNEKSTEALRESTLEAIGYICQDINSEILEHQSNQILTAIIHGMRKSEPSNHVRLAATNALHNSLEFTKANFEETAERNYIMEVVCEATQSTDTQICVAALQCLVRILTLYYQHMEAYMAQALFPITLEAMKSENEQIALQGIEFWSNVSDEEIDLAIEAQEASETGRLPNRVSKYYARGALQYLVPVLMEKLTHQEEFDDEDDWNPAKSAGVCLMLLATCCGEEIVPHVLPFVNANIKSTNWRFRDAAVMVFGSILSALETDRLKPMLEQAMPTLIELMYDESVIVRDTCAWTFGRICEVIPEVAIKEVYLEPLLKALLNGLKAEPRVATNVCWAFTGLSDAAYEAVNIEDDPPQTYCLSKYFDFIITSLLEATDRPDGGQGNLRSSAYEALMEMVKNSPQDCYVSVQRTTMVILERINHVLQMESHISSHSDRHQFNDLQSLLCASLQSVLRKVDAKDAPQISDAIMVALLTMFSSSSGKVCGVQEDALMAVSTLVDLLGEEFIKYMDAFKEYLYMGLKSHQEYQVCCTAVGLAGDICRGLKSKILPYCDDIMTLLLQNLSNPNLHRSVKPQILTVFGDMALGIGPDFKKYLNVVLPMLAAATQVQIDQHDYDMIDYLNELRESVLEAYTGIVQGLKGSDKQPLEDVNALLPHVPFIVSYIVSIAKDSELSDGNIAIAAGLIGDMCGAFGPMMLQFVEDPSITELLNDGKNSRTNRTKTLAGWAMREIKRVKNLPVNSS
- the LOC120959942 gene encoding importin subunit beta isoform X2, whose translation is MMHIVQILEKTVSPDQDELLAAKNFLEQAASTNLADFLRALSDVLVYPGNSTVARMAAGLQLKNHLTSKDQTIKQQYQDRWRAFPEDVKEYIRKNILGTLGTEESRPSSAAQCVAYVAVADLPVHQWPDLMQKLVDNVVNEKSTEALRESTLEAIGYICQDINSEILEHQSNQILTAIIHGMRKSEPSNHVRLAATNALHNSLEFTKANFEETAERNYIMEVVCEATQSTDTQICVAALQCLVRILTLYYQHMEAYMAQALFPITLEAMKSENEQIALQGIEFWSNVSDEEIDLAIEAQEASETGRLPNRVSKYYARGALQYLVPVLMEKLTHQEEFDDEDDWNPAKSAGVCLMLLATCCGEEIVPHVLPFVNANIKSTNWRFRDAAVMVFGSILSALETDRLKPMLEQAMPTLIELMYDESVIVRDTCAWTFGRICEVIPEVAIKEVYLEPLLKALLNGLKAEPRVATNVCWAFTGLSDAAYEAVNIEDDPPQTYCLSKYFDFIITSLLEATDRPDGGQGNLRSSAYEALMEMVKNSPQDCYVSVQRTTMVILERINHVLQMESHISSHSDRHQFNDLQSLLCASLQSVLRKVDAKDAPQISDAIMVALLTMFSSSSGKVCGVQEDALMAVSTLVDLLGEEFIKYMDAFKEYLYMGLKSHQEYQVCCTAVGLAGDICRGLKSKILPYCDDIMTLLLQNLSNPNLHRSVKPQILTVFGDMALGIGPDFKKYLNVVLPMLAAATQVQIDQHDYDMIDYLNELRESVLEAYTGIVQGLKGSDKQPLEDVNALLPHVPFIVSYIVSIAKDSELSDGNIAIAAGLIGDMCGAFGPMMLQFVEDPSITELLNDGKNSRTNRTKTLAGWAMREIKRVKNLPVNSSWK